From a single Candidatus Methylacidithermus pantelleriae genomic region:
- a CDS encoding bactofilin family protein, which translates to MKRKTEWMAAPATPSVPPEPPRGELPEVTVLNPGAEFKGVLGFRGELHLNGCLEGTIVSEEGTLTIGEEAMVKAEIRVRDVTIFGKLQGNVVAQNKVDLRGKAQMYGDVKAARLLIDEGAVFVGKAESLVGAEIPKPDFSQMFSLLRSDRKVS; encoded by the coding sequence ATGAAAAGAAAGACGGAGTGGATGGCCGCCCCTGCAACCCCTTCAGTCCCACCGGAACCGCCCCGGGGAGAGCTTCCAGAGGTGACCGTACTCAATCCTGGGGCAGAATTCAAAGGGGTTTTGGGTTTTCGGGGTGAGCTTCACTTGAACGGGTGCTTGGAAGGCACGATTGTGTCCGAGGAAGGAACGCTTACCATCGGGGAAGAGGCGATGGTTAAAGCTGAGATCCGCGTCCGGGATGTGACCATCTTCGGAAAGCTTCAAGGCAATGTGGTGGCTCAAAACAAAGTGGATCTCCGGGGAAAGGCCCAGATGTACGGGGACGTGAAGGCAGCACGCTTGCTTATTGACGAGGGTGCTGTCTTTGTGGGGAAAGCAGAAAGCCTTGTGGGTGCTGAAATTCCCAAGCCAGATTTTAGTCAGATGTTTTCGCTTTTGCGTTCGGATCGAAAGGTTAGCTAA
- a CDS encoding lysophospholipid acyltransferase family protein gives MGEDGPTQKVSLISALQPIWYRAAAIASGCLLQLGADIHWEGLEHIPERGGCLLVSNHISHFDPILLGALCSRPVDYMATEEFFRVPILRWILRSVYCFPVDRQRMDRQAVRTALERLRAGRMVGIFPEKGIRHGCQSILFDAKLPDSPVALAQLAAVPILPAAVVGSDQLYEPTAWLKRCRVFVAYGEPFYVGKREDRQKATWKLQLAIKSLFRELGRRYRIEEREYPRSAQERWAEVC, from the coding sequence ATGGGGGAGGATGGGCCCACCCAAAAAGTGTCGCTTATCTCAGCACTCCAACCCATATGGTACCGGGCAGCAGCCATTGCGAGCGGTTGCCTTCTCCAACTCGGCGCTGACATCCATTGGGAGGGACTGGAGCATATCCCGGAACGGGGGGGTTGTCTTTTAGTTTCCAACCACATTAGTCACTTTGATCCCATTCTTTTGGGTGCTCTGTGTTCCAGGCCTGTGGATTACATGGCCACAGAAGAGTTTTTTCGTGTACCCATCCTGCGTTGGATATTGCGGTCAGTTTACTGTTTCCCAGTGGACCGGCAGAGGATGGACCGGCAGGCGGTTCGAACGGCGTTAGAACGGTTACGGGCCGGGCGAATGGTAGGAATTTTTCCGGAAAAAGGGATCCGTCATGGGTGCCAGTCTATCCTTTTTGATGCTAAACTACCCGACAGCCCCGTAGCGCTGGCTCAACTAGCCGCCGTTCCGATCCTTCCTGCTGCGGTGGTGGGGTCCGATCAGCTCTACGAGCCGACGGCTTGGTTGAAACGGTGCCGGGTGTTTGTGGCTTATGGGGAACCCTTCTATGTGGGTAAGAGGGAGGACCGCCAGAAGGCCACCTGGAAGCTCCAATTGGCCATCAAGTCTCTCTTTCGCGAACTGGGTCGTCGTTACCGGATCGAAGAAAGAGAATACCCGCGCTCGGCCCAGGAGCGTTGGGCTGAGGTGTGCTAA
- a CDS encoding M14 family metallopeptidase, translating to MKLQDLCLLHDPEAVSQRAGRAARALGWKRKLLHRIGKDGVECFLSGSNERTRPNVLLSAGIHGDEPAGVEAVLQWMETPPQWVESFCFTVLPCLNPWGLRNNSRYNEEGIDLNRSFLRDDVPLVETLRQVYQARGPFDLALLLHEDYDACGIYLYETPATVSSWGHRLIQNAQIHCPIDSRTRIEGRPHDTGVLRRPLRWKRFLKIGMPEAVYLYRAGCPRIYTMETPSEWDIRCRVKAHLAFVETALSLLEEERKKKSPQASAA from the coding sequence ATGAAGCTGCAGGATCTTTGCTTGCTCCACGATCCCGAAGCGGTTTCCCAAAGGGCCGGCCGCGCCGCCAGAGCGCTGGGTTGGAAAAGGAAACTCCTGCACCGAATCGGAAAAGATGGCGTAGAATGTTTTCTCAGCGGCTCTAACGAAAGAACCCGACCCAACGTGCTTCTTTCTGCTGGCATCCACGGCGATGAGCCCGCCGGTGTGGAAGCTGTCCTCCAGTGGATGGAAACCCCTCCACAATGGGTTGAGTCATTCTGTTTTACCGTCCTCCCCTGTTTAAACCCATGGGGCCTGCGGAACAATTCGCGCTATAACGAAGAGGGGATCGATTTGAACCGATCGTTTTTACGCGACGATGTTCCCTTAGTAGAAACACTCCGACAGGTTTATCAAGCTCGAGGACCCTTTGATCTTGCTCTTTTGCTCCACGAGGATTACGACGCCTGCGGGATTTACCTCTATGAAACGCCAGCGACTGTCTCCTCCTGGGGACATCGGTTGATACAAAACGCCCAAATCCATTGTCCAATCGATAGCCGCACCCGCATCGAGGGTCGCCCTCACGATACCGGGGTTCTTCGGCGCCCCCTGCGTTGGAAACGGTTCCTAAAAATCGGGATGCCGGAGGCTGTCTATCTTTACCGCGCGGGCTGCCCTCGGATTTACACCATGGAGACCCCATCCGAGTGGGACATCCGTTGCCGGGTCAAGGCGCACCTTGCTTTTGTGGAAACTGCTCTTTCTCTTTTGGAAGAGGAACGGAAAAAGAAATCTCCCCAAGCCTCAGCGGCGTAA
- the mazG gene encoding nucleoside triphosphate pyrophosphohydrolase, whose amino-acid sequence MNTLPQDPIQRLEELLRILRGPKGCPWDREQTHQSLKGQLLEECYETVEAIDSGQAEALKEELGDLLLHIAFHAQLAHEANQFDLKEIAEEACQKILRRHPHVFGDQPEPLSSQGVVERWNQIKKAEKKDRSSELDGIPKPLPSLLRAEKLAKRARGAGLSFPEPSWLVNRVRELVQKLQAMSDEDGCTAETVLGELLWTVVCLALCHKLSAEELLRKSLHDFEARFRHKENSLRKEKKTWQELPHEEAYATWFDVEANTHPKDNRPLP is encoded by the coding sequence ATGAACACCCTACCTCAAGATCCCATCCAACGCCTCGAAGAGTTGTTGCGCATCCTCCGAGGACCGAAAGGATGCCCTTGGGACCGGGAACAAACTCACCAAAGCCTGAAAGGACAGCTTTTGGAGGAATGCTACGAGACCGTCGAGGCAATCGATAGTGGCCAAGCCGAGGCCCTAAAGGAAGAGCTTGGGGATCTTTTGCTTCACATCGCCTTCCATGCCCAGCTGGCCCACGAAGCAAACCAATTCGATCTCAAAGAGATTGCCGAAGAAGCGTGCCAGAAAATTCTTCGACGACATCCCCACGTTTTTGGAGACCAGCCCGAGCCATTGTCCAGCCAGGGAGTGGTAGAACGCTGGAACCAAATCAAAAAGGCGGAAAAAAAGGACCGGAGCAGTGAACTGGATGGGATTCCCAAACCCCTCCCTTCGCTTCTGCGAGCCGAGAAACTAGCCAAGCGAGCTCGCGGAGCGGGTCTTTCTTTTCCCGAACCTTCTTGGCTCGTTAACCGGGTGCGGGAGTTGGTACAAAAACTCCAAGCCATGAGCGACGAGGATGGCTGCACCGCAGAAACAGTTCTGGGGGAGCTTCTGTGGACCGTGGTTTGTCTCGCCCTTTGCCACAAGCTCAGTGCCGAGGAACTTCTTCGTAAAAGCCTTCATGATTTTGAAGCCCGCTTTCGCCACAAGGAAAATAGCTTGAGAAAAGAAAAGAAAACGTGGCAGGAGCTTCCTCATGAGGAGGCTTACGCCACCTGGTTCGATGTCGAAGCGAATACCCACCCTAAGGACAACCGGCCCCTCCCGTAA
- a CDS encoding DUF362 domain-containing protein, with translation MIFLKSCRDMNRHRFLRTLSQNPPSFRRLGLAAVALGLFFLACPTQYGQATGKPGSVVVYLENPRVASQFQVDSEAVRTLFRQGLLRLCHTQSVVQAWREALGVQPSDTVGIKISTTAGPLMATRLALVRAIVDSLIESGLAPSQIIVWDKFEDDLRNSGYLPAPTELRCRVASVIPETGFDPHRYYVNELWGKLIWGDLLFRGTRPSAGQWRWELEHPAEASGGISSEDPSTSNRSFYARLATQICTKIVHVPVLVDHPSVGFLGCLADLALGIVDNSRRFLSEGIWGDPAIPEILSQDFVRTRTVLHVLDCLMIQYGGGPRCAPQYTYPLGGIYLSRDPVAIDSTVRARLETWRREAKLPPLGPRTRYIETAARYGLGIADPSKIELIALP, from the coding sequence ATGATCTTTCTTAAGTCTTGCCGTGACATGAACCGCCACCGGTTTCTCAGAACCCTTTCTCAAAACCCACCCAGCTTCCGCAGGCTTGGCTTGGCCGCAGTGGCCCTTGGCCTTTTCTTTTTGGCCTGCCCTACCCAATATGGTCAAGCCACGGGTAAACCGGGCAGTGTGGTGGTCTACCTAGAAAACCCACGAGTCGCTTCACAATTCCAGGTCGACAGTGAGGCGGTGCGCACGCTCTTTCGTCAAGGACTTCTGCGTTTGTGCCACACCCAAAGCGTGGTCCAAGCATGGAGGGAGGCACTGGGCGTTCAACCTTCGGATACGGTCGGGATTAAGATTTCAACGACCGCGGGTCCCCTTATGGCAACCCGGTTGGCCTTGGTGCGTGCGATTGTCGATAGTCTGATCGAAAGCGGCCTTGCACCTTCCCAGATTATCGTTTGGGACAAGTTCGAGGACGATCTCAGAAACTCCGGATACTTGCCCGCCCCAACGGAACTTCGCTGCCGTGTAGCTTCGGTCATCCCCGAAACTGGGTTCGATCCCCATCGCTATTATGTGAACGAACTGTGGGGCAAACTAATCTGGGGAGATCTTTTATTTCGAGGAACTCGGCCGTCAGCTGGACAGTGGCGCTGGGAGCTTGAACATCCAGCTGAAGCATCGGGAGGTATTAGCTCCGAAGATCCCAGCACCAGTAATCGCTCGTTCTACGCCCGCCTGGCTACGCAGATTTGTACCAAAATTGTTCACGTCCCTGTGCTCGTGGATCATCCTTCGGTCGGCTTTTTGGGATGCCTTGCCGATCTAGCCTTAGGGATAGTAGATAATAGCCGCAGATTCCTTTCGGAGGGTATCTGGGGGGACCCCGCTATCCCAGAGATTCTTTCGCAAGACTTTGTCCGTACGCGAACCGTACTCCATGTGCTCGATTGCCTTATGATCCAGTATGGAGGAGGGCCTCGATGTGCCCCGCAATACACCTATCCACTCGGCGGCATCTATCTCTCCCGGGATCCCGTAGCCATTGACAGCACCGTGCGGGCCCGACTGGAGACCTGGCGAAGGGAAGCCAAATTGCCACCGCTTGGGCCAAGGACCCGTTACATTGAAACGGCGGCCCGGTATGGCTTAGGGATTGCCGATCCTTCGAAAATCGAATTAATTGCCCTTCCATGA
- the dnaG gene encoding DNA primase — protein sequence MSRQDLRKIIEEVRAANDIVEVIGGYVALRRAGSQYKGLSPFTAEKNPSFFVDPVKQVFKCWSSGHGGTVFDFIMLYENVDFLTALRRLAERAGIDLSQTLGGSGKDGQRRQKLYHVCQAVGEFWARLLRDDPGAQSARKYLADRGISRQIWEELGLGFAPDGWQATLGWAQQEGMEPDLLVEAGLAIRSSSGRPYDRFRNRVIFPIRDEQGRTVGFSGRILQAQPETPKYINSAESPIFSKGKILFGLDRAKRAIAQAGYALLCEGPMDWVQCHQAGLSQVVAVQGTSFTQEQANLLRRFCRRVVVCFDADPAGERATARTFELLLSCGLEVEILCLPPGEDPDSFLCRYGRAAFEEKIAQAAPYIRFLLDVVCRRFDLTDPGGCAEASGEIAQALAVIPDPVYREKALWEAAARLGVSFRSLERRVGEAGGTREPKREGLGEGHISGLGPVHPTIRALASLLLAHPEYAGIIDRELSREILQSFVGGSVVADLVAEELSGDWQGAPHFLDRLPKGPLQSWLAGLLLDPEPIDPELDLQSYARGLANQLKELWRQQRIERLEQEIRAGQGTAEEILAKTRELLDLRRVNC from the coding sequence ATGTCACGGCAAGACTTAAGAAAGATCATCGAAGAGGTGCGAGCCGCCAATGACATCGTGGAAGTGATCGGCGGCTACGTGGCGTTACGCCGCGCCGGTTCCCAGTACAAGGGCTTAAGCCCGTTTACAGCAGAAAAAAATCCTTCCTTCTTTGTGGATCCGGTCAAGCAAGTCTTCAAGTGTTGGTCTAGCGGCCATGGTGGAACGGTCTTCGATTTTATCATGCTTTACGAAAACGTAGATTTTCTGACCGCGTTGCGGCGCTTGGCGGAGCGGGCAGGCATCGATCTTTCCCAGACCCTGGGAGGCTCAGGAAAAGACGGGCAACGCCGGCAGAAACTCTATCACGTGTGCCAAGCCGTCGGAGAATTTTGGGCGCGGCTCCTGCGGGACGATCCCGGGGCCCAGAGTGCGCGAAAGTATCTCGCGGACCGGGGGATCTCTCGCCAGATATGGGAGGAACTGGGATTAGGATTTGCTCCTGATGGCTGGCAGGCAACCCTCGGGTGGGCGCAACAAGAAGGAATGGAGCCCGATCTTTTGGTCGAGGCGGGGCTAGCCATCCGGTCCTCTTCCGGTCGTCCCTACGACCGGTTTCGGAACCGGGTCATTTTTCCGATTCGAGATGAGCAGGGGAGAACGGTTGGGTTTTCCGGAAGGATTTTGCAAGCCCAGCCAGAAACGCCCAAATACATCAACTCGGCAGAAAGCCCGATTTTTTCGAAGGGCAAGATCCTTTTTGGGCTCGATCGGGCAAAGCGGGCGATCGCCCAAGCGGGTTATGCTCTTTTGTGCGAGGGGCCAATGGACTGGGTGCAATGTCACCAGGCCGGGCTTTCCCAGGTGGTAGCTGTCCAAGGGACTTCCTTCACTCAAGAGCAGGCAAACCTGTTGCGCCGGTTTTGCCGCCGTGTGGTTGTCTGCTTTGATGCGGATCCGGCAGGGGAGCGCGCGACAGCCCGCACGTTTGAGCTTCTCCTGTCCTGTGGCTTAGAGGTCGAAATCCTCTGTTTACCGCCGGGCGAGGACCCGGATAGTTTCCTCTGTCGCTATGGGCGTGCGGCCTTTGAGGAAAAAATTGCGCAAGCCGCTCCGTACATTCGCTTTCTATTGGATGTGGTGTGTCGCCGTTTCGATCTCACAGACCCGGGGGGTTGCGCGGAGGCCAGCGGGGAGATCGCCCAGGCTTTGGCGGTCATTCCAGATCCCGTGTATCGCGAAAAGGCCCTTTGGGAAGCTGCAGCCCGTCTAGGGGTTTCCTTTCGTTCGCTGGAACGTCGCGTGGGAGAGGCTGGCGGGACGCGCGAACCCAAGCGCGAGGGACTAGGCGAAGGCCACATTTCCGGATTGGGGCCGGTTCATCCGACCATTCGAGCGTTGGCCTCGCTTTTGCTTGCGCATCCAGAATACGCTGGCATCATCGATCGGGAGCTTTCCCGGGAGATCCTCCAGAGTTTTGTTGGGGGATCGGTGGTTGCTGATCTCGTTGCAGAGGAACTTTCCGGAGACTGGCAAGGGGCTCCTCATTTTTTGGATCGCCTTCCGAAGGGGCCGCTGCAAAGTTGGCTTGCGGGGCTTTTGCTGGATCCTGAACCGATCGATCCGGAGCTTGATCTCCAAAGTTATGCTCGGGGGCTGGCCAATCAGCTCAAAGAGTTGTGGCGGCAACAGCGGATTGAACGCTTGGAACAAGAAATTCGCGCCGGCCAGGGCACGGCGGAGGAAATCCTGGCCAAGACTAGGGAGTTACTTGACCTTCGGAGGGTCAACTGCTAG